GGTGGTGGTGAGAGCGTTTTTGAAGATCTGCTCGAAGCCAAGGAACTTGATGATGCCCAGGTAGACGGAGGGGTGGAAGCGCAGTCCACCCTTGTACGGGCCGATGGCGCTGTTGAACTGGACGCGGAAGCCACGATTGACCTGCACCTCGCCGCGATCGTCCTGCCACGCGACACGGAATATGATCTGGCGCTCCGGTTCGACCATGCGCTCGAGGACCTTCGCCTTCGCGAATTCCGGGCTCTTCTCGACGACGAAGGCCACGGACTCGGCCACCTCATGTACTGCCTGATGGAACTCGGGCTCCCCGGGGTTTCGAGCGTACACGGTCTCCATAACCTGATCGACGTACGATTGTGCCATCCTCAGTATCATCCCTTCATGGGTCCGACGCGCTTGCCTATTTGGCGGATTGGGTCAGCGAACCAGCGGTTCGGTATCTTCCGATCTTGCGACGCCCGGAGCGGGTTCAGGGTTCAGGGCTAGCCGGCCCCTGACTCCTGGGCTTTGGCAACGGCCTCCTGGTAGCGATCCAGGTATGTATCGAGGGCGGCTCTGCGGTGGCGAAGCAGATCGGCCCACAGGGTCAAGGACTTGCGCCCCAGCTCGGTCAGTTGATAGCGGCGACGGGGCGCCCGTGTGCCGGCGGTATCCCAGACGGAGCGGACCTGCCCATGGGTCTCCAGCCAGCGCAAGGTCCGGTACACCGCGGCGCCATCGACCTCGGACTCGGTCAGCGCCATCCGCTCGATCTCCTCGCGGAGCTCATAGCCGTGAGCGACGCCGCGCTCGAGCAGCAGCAGG
This genomic interval from Armatimonadia bacterium contains the following:
- a CDS encoding helix-turn-helix transcriptional regulator, with amino-acid sequence MMEPSILLLLLERGVAHGYELREEIERMALTESEVDGAAVYRTLRWLETHGQVRSVWDTAGTRAPRRRYQLTELGRKSLTLWADLLRHRRAALDTYLDRYQEAVAKAQESGAG